From the Ctenopharyngodon idella isolate HZGC_01 chromosome 3, HZGC01, whole genome shotgun sequence genome, one window contains:
- the LOC127508179 gene encoding SLAM family member 5-like isoform X1 gives MGVYSDFIQLLFSFNYKNCGILRVFRRFMTGNVSELLRKMLLLFALLCCSWNPVGVFGDIDAVKSVSVMEGDSVLLKPGVAELPRNKILWRFGDQRALIALIDAGQISLFDGPDGIFTDRLKLDHQTGSLTINNSRTSDSGPYEVNVKGGAGDQVREFNLTVYSRLPVPAITRDSSQCSSSSSSSSNCSLVCSAVNVNHVALSWYKGNSLLSSISVSDLRSSISLHLEVENQDKNTYSCVLNNPISNQTKHLDINQLCQPCPEIYSCGFTEPVTRLVITALVGVAAVAFVVYDIRSRDAK, from the exons ATGggagtttattctgacttcataCAACTTTTGTTCtcatttaattacaaaaattgTGGGATTTTAAGAGTATTCAGGAGATTCATGACTGGAAACGTCAGCGAACTTTTGAGGAAAATGCTTCTCCTGTTTGCTTTGCTCTGTTGTTCGTGGAATCCCGTTG GAGTGTTTGGTGATATAGACGCAGTgaagtcagtgtcagtgatggagggagattcagtcctTCTAAAGCCTGGTGTTGCTGAACTACCGAGAAATAAGATACTGTGGAGGTTTGGAGATCAACGTGCTCTCATAGCTCTCATAGATGCCGGTCAGATCTCATTATTTGATGGTCCTGATGGGATATTcacagacagactgaagctggatcatcagactggatctctgaccatcaacAACAGCAGAACCTCAGACTCTGGACCTTATGAAGTAAACGTCAAGGGAGGGGCAGGAGACCAAGTCAGGGAATTTAATCTTACCGTCTATT CCCGTCTGCCTGTTCCTGCCATCACCAGAGACTCCTCACAgtgttcatcatcatcatcatcatcatcaaactGTTCCCtggtgtgttcagctgtgaatgtgaacCATGTGgctctctcctggtacaaaggaaacagtttattgtccagcatcagtgtgtctgatctcagaAGCAGCATCTCTTTACATCTGGAGGTGGAAAatcaggataaaaacacctacagctgtgtgctgaacaatcccatcagcaacCAGACCAAACATCTGGACATCAATCAACTCTGTCAACCATGTCCAG AAATCTACAGTTGTGGTTTTACTGAACCTGTGACCCGATTGGTCATCACTGCTCTGGTGGGCGTGGCTGCTGTTGCTTTTGTGGTTTATGACATCAGATCCAGAGATGCAAAGTAG
- the LOC127508179 gene encoding SLAM family member 5-like isoform X2 translates to MEGDSVLLKPGVAELPRNKILWRFGDQRALIALIDAGQISLFDGPDGIFTDRLKLDHQTGSLTINNSRTSDSGPYEVNVKGGAGDQVREFNLTVYSRLPVPAITRDSSQCSSSSSSSSNCSLVCSAVNVNHVALSWYKGNSLLSSISVSDLRSSISLHLEVENQDKNTYSCVLNNPISNQTKHLDINQLCQPCPEIYSCGFTEPVTRLVITALVGVAAVAFVVYDIRSRDAK, encoded by the exons atggagggagattcagtcctTCTAAAGCCTGGTGTTGCTGAACTACCGAGAAATAAGATACTGTGGAGGTTTGGAGATCAACGTGCTCTCATAGCTCTCATAGATGCCGGTCAGATCTCATTATTTGATGGTCCTGATGGGATATTcacagacagactgaagctggatcatcagactggatctctgaccatcaacAACAGCAGAACCTCAGACTCTGGACCTTATGAAGTAAACGTCAAGGGAGGGGCAGGAGACCAAGTCAGGGAATTTAATCTTACCGTCTATT CCCGTCTGCCTGTTCCTGCCATCACCAGAGACTCCTCACAgtgttcatcatcatcatcatcatcatcaaactGTTCCCtggtgtgttcagctgtgaatgtgaacCATGTGgctctctcctggtacaaaggaaacagtttattgtccagcatcagtgtgtctgatctcagaAGCAGCATCTCTTTACATCTGGAGGTGGAAAatcaggataaaaacacctacagctgtgtgctgaacaatcccatcagcaacCAGACCAAACATCTGGACATCAATCAACTCTGTCAACCATGTCCAG AAATCTACAGTTGTGGTTTTACTGAACCTGTGACCCGATTGGTCATCACTGCTCTGGTGGGCGTGGCTGCTGTTGCTTTTGTGGTTTATGACATCAGATCCAGAGATGCAAAGTAG
- the LOC127508132 gene encoding uncharacterized protein LOC127508132, with amino-acid sequence MKNAFSMFVCFFVIEGVFDVDPDEVKTVIEGESLTLQTDFIETQKDGLTEWKVNDNSIATINRATGKVEYSDVKLMMMFSGRINLDQTGFLTIWNIRIKHSGEYKVESISSVGTKSKTFKVIVKESPLKSVENKDEIKALLATKGNSETLHTDTDLQKHDLILWRFGAEGYLIAKGDTDNNRTSYYDGDDGRFRDRLKMDSRTGSLTISDIETEHAGEFRLKIISDRRILFKRFTVTVSVPGISPGAVAGICVVLLLVAAAAAAGVGIYCRPSDSEDKKRISKFSKQLEQLPKISKQLEQLSKLSKQLSEINEKELAEGCEKEKTKISEKLKKMSGDCKKEMSEISKQLEQLHEEKISERLSEIAEKVKKMCEDKKPEQPEQLPLMGEAETSEQETPLTNEMEISEQEICADVTKMEKGEGERCIYVAETAISRVIGADRAVIDRQGRRSLVIRNPSTKRAGGHTHGSDGKDPQNDLKGLKEESSGKETSSISQIDKDGENEQ; translated from the exons ATGAAGAACGCGTTTtctatgtttgtgtgtttcttcGTCATAGAGG GTGTGTTTGATGTTGATCCAGATGAAGTGAAGACGGTGATCGAGGGAGAATCTCTTACTCTACAGACTGATTTTATTGAAACGCAGAAAGATGGTCTAACAGAGTGGAAAGTTAATGATAATAGCATAGCAACAATCAACAGAGCAACTGGAAAAGTTGAATATAGTGATGTGAAGTTGATGATGATGTTTAGTGGCAGAATTAATCTGGATCAAACTGGATTTCTCACCATCTGGAATATCAGAATCAAACACTCTGGAGAATATAAAGTAGAGAGTATCAGCAGTGTAGGGACCAAATCCAAGACATTCAAAGTTATTGtgaaag AATCTCCACTCAAGTCTGTtgaaaataaagatgaaataaaGGCATTGTTAGCCACAAAGGGAAACTCTGAGACCCTACACACTGATACTGACCTACAGAAACATGATCTGATACTTTGGAGATTTGGAGCTGAAGGATATCTCATCGCTAAAGGTGATACAGATAACAATCGGACCTCATACTATGATGGTGacgatgggagattcagagacagactgaagatGGACAGCaggactggatctctgaccatcagtgaCATTGAAACTGAACATGCTGGAGAATTTAGACTAAAGATCATCAGTGACAGAAGGATTTTATTCAAAAGATTCACTGTTACTGTCTCTG TACCAGGTATTTCTCCAGGCGCTGTAGCAGGGATATGTGTTGTTCTGCTGCTGGTGGCTGCCGCTGCAGCTGCTGGTGTTGGGATTTATTGTCGACCCAGTgattctgaagacaaaaaacgTATAT CGAAGTTCTCTAAACAACTAGAGCAACTGC CGAAGATCTCCAAACAACTAGAGCAATTGT CGAAGCTCTCTAAACAATTGT CCGAGATCAATGAAAAAGAACTGG CGGAGGgctgtgaaaaagaaaaaa CAAAGATCTCTGAAAAACTAAAGAAAATGT CCGGGgactgtaaaaaagaaatgt CGGAGATCTCTAAACAACTAGAGCAACTGC ATGAAGAGAAGATCTCAGAACGACTGT CCGAGATCGctgaaaaagtaaagaaaatgt GTGAAGACAAGAAACCTGAACAACCAGAGCAGCTGC CTTTGATGGGTGAAGCAGAAACCTCTGAACAAGAAACAC CCTTGACAAATGAAATGGAGATCTCTGAACAAGAAATAT GTGCTGATGTCACAAAGATGGAGAAGGGTGAAGGGGAACGGTGCATTTATGTTGCAGAGACTGCCATAAGTCGAGTGATCGGTGCTGATCGGGCTGTCATAGACAGACAGGGCAGGAGGAGCCTTGTGATCCGTAACCCCAGTACTAAACGTGCTGGAGGTCACACACATG GATCAGATGGAAAAGACCCTCAAAATGATCTGAAAGGGCTGAAAGAAG AATCATCAGGAAAAGAAACATCTTCTATCAGCCAAATAGACAAGGATGGAGAGAATGAACAGTAG